A genomic stretch from Mesoplodon densirostris isolate mMesDen1 chromosome 3, mMesDen1 primary haplotype, whole genome shotgun sequence includes:
- the CDKN2AIPNL gene encoding CDKN2AIP N-terminal-like protein — translation MVGGEAAAAVEELVSGVRQATDFAEQFRSYSESEKQWKARMEFILRHLPDYRDPPDGGGRLDQLLSLSMVWANHLFLGCSYNKDLLDKVMEMADGIEVEDLPQFTTRSELMKKHQS, via the exons ATGGTGGGTGGCGAGGCGGCTGCAGCCGTGGAGGAGCTGGTTTCTGGTGTGCGGCAGGCGACCGACTTCGCTGAGCAGTTCCGCTCCTACTCGGAGAGCGAGAAGCAATGGAAGGCCCGCATGGAATTCATTCTGCGCCACCTGCCCGACTATCGCGACCCGCCAGACGGCGGCGGCCGCCTGGACCAGCTGCTGTCCCTCTCCATGGTCTGGGCCAACCACCTCTTCCTGGGTTGCAG TTACAACAAAGACCTTTTAGACAAGGTGATGGAAATGGCTGATGGGATTGAAGTGGAAGACCTGCCACAATTTACTACCAGAAGTGAATTAATGAAAAAG caTCAAAGCTAA